In Streptomyces violaceusniger Tu 4113, one DNA window encodes the following:
- a CDS encoding DUF2267 domain-containing protein yields the protein MVATGFASFDTTVDKTNRLLREIEDAYGWPKERRKQSYAALRAVLHQLRDRLTVDEAVQFGAQLPMLVRGIYYEGWRPAQTPVKMHSEEFYRRIRHDFPYSIQGDTEQLVHTVLETLQRHISEGEWDDLRARMPADLVTVIPT from the coding sequence ATGGTTGCCACAGGCTTTGCCTCCTTCGACACGACGGTCGACAAGACCAACCGGCTCCTGAGGGAGATCGAGGACGCGTACGGCTGGCCCAAGGAACGCCGCAAGCAGTCCTACGCCGCCCTGCGCGCGGTCCTGCACCAGTTGCGGGACCGGCTGACGGTGGACGAGGCCGTCCAGTTCGGCGCACAGCTCCCGATGCTGGTGCGCGGCATCTACTACGAGGGGTGGCGACCCGCGCAGACGCCGGTGAAAATGCACAGCGAGGAGTTCTACCGGCGGATCCGGCACGACTTCCCGTACTCGATCCAGGGCGACACCGAGCAGCTCGTCCACACCGTCCTGGAGACCCTGCAGCGCCATATCAGCGAGGGCGAGTGGGACGATCTGCGGGCCCGGATGCCCGCCGACCTGGTCACCGTCATCCCGACCTAG
- a CDS encoding IclR family transcriptional regulator: protein MGTAAGEGGEGVRSVLRALDLLALFDESHRSRSVRELTDATGLAKSTVVRLVATLEQRGLLWSRGDGRLTPGAGLLRWAALAQDAWRLPPEAVECLRVLSVRSGGESSRIYIRQGASRVCVAQHEGTQQLRHVVRIGEEMPLWAGASGHVLLIGGSPRTLSRAASAAGRDPDFTSALTERARLAARRGWAVSHGERADGVSAVAAPVTDAAGQVVAAVGLGGPTSRFTEERVESFRPALTEAARRLSELRFLGESG, encoded by the coding sequence ATGGGGACGGCAGCCGGAGAGGGCGGCGAGGGAGTACGGAGTGTACTGCGCGCACTGGATCTGCTCGCCCTGTTCGACGAGTCCCACCGCTCCCGCAGCGTACGGGAGTTGACCGACGCCACCGGACTGGCCAAGTCCACCGTGGTCCGGCTGGTGGCCACCCTTGAGCAGCGCGGGCTGCTGTGGAGCCGGGGGGACGGCCGGCTCACCCCCGGCGCGGGGCTGCTGCGCTGGGCGGCGCTCGCGCAGGACGCCTGGCGGCTGCCCCCGGAGGCGGTGGAGTGTCTGCGCGTCCTCTCGGTCCGGTCCGGCGGCGAGTCCTCACGGATCTACATCCGCCAGGGGGCCTCCCGGGTATGCGTGGCCCAGCACGAGGGCACCCAGCAGCTCCGCCATGTGGTGCGCATCGGCGAGGAGATGCCCCTGTGGGCCGGTGCCTCCGGGCATGTCCTGCTCATCGGCGGCTCGCCCCGGACCCTGAGCCGGGCGGCCTCGGCGGCCGGGCGCGACCCCGACTTCACCTCCGCCCTGACCGAACGGGCGCGCCTCGCCGCGCGGCGGGGCTGGGCGGTCAGCCACGGTGAGCGCGCGGACGGGGTGTCCGCCGTGGCCGCCCCCGTCACCGACGCGGCCGGGCAGGTCGTCGCCGCGGTGGGCCTCGGCGGCCCCACCAGCCGCTTCACCGAGGAGCGCGTCGAGTCGTTCCGCCCGGCGCTGACCGAGGCCGCGAGGCGGCTGTCGGAGCTGCGGTTCCTCGGCGAGAGCGGCTGA
- a CDS encoding citryl-CoA lyase produces the protein MTRRSADEEAATAPRDVTTPQDVMDPREVTDWWSTAVSRIRPGEILLRGYPVEQLIGQMSFAETIWLMLRGELPTRTQGRLLEAALVAAVDHGPQAPSIAAARMAATCGVGLNNAVATGVNLLGDVHGGAGQQCMRVLAGLERAVAEGADVDGAAKDLVAEYRATGSHVPGFGHRFHPYDPRRTPLLDLVGAAVADGEAPGWALRAGTALERALAEGRSRPVPMNIDGATAIVYSELGFPPELGRGLFVLSRSVGILSHAWEEKSGGARIKGPIPRRLLPSYEGPAPRDLIRPESEKSPGSPGSPGSPGNTGRAEGA, from the coding sequence ATGACCCGCCGGTCCGCAGACGAGGAGGCCGCGACGGCTCCGCGGGACGTCACGACTCCCCAGGACGTCATGGATCCGCGCGAGGTCACCGACTGGTGGTCCACCGCTGTCAGCCGCATCCGGCCGGGCGAGATCCTGCTGCGTGGCTACCCGGTCGAGCAGTTGATCGGCCAGATGTCCTTCGCCGAGACCATCTGGCTGATGCTGCGCGGTGAGCTGCCCACCCGGACCCAGGGCCGGTTGCTGGAGGCCGCGCTCGTCGCCGCCGTCGACCACGGACCCCAGGCCCCGTCGATCGCCGCCGCCCGGATGGCGGCCACCTGCGGCGTGGGCCTGAACAACGCGGTGGCCACCGGCGTGAACCTTCTGGGGGACGTCCACGGCGGGGCCGGTCAGCAGTGCATGCGGGTGCTGGCCGGGCTGGAGCGGGCCGTGGCCGAGGGGGCGGACGTCGATGGCGCCGCGAAGGACCTGGTGGCGGAGTACCGTGCCACGGGCTCCCATGTGCCCGGATTCGGCCACCGGTTCCACCCGTACGACCCGCGCCGCACCCCCCTGCTCGACCTGGTGGGTGCGGCGGTGGCGGACGGCGAGGCGCCGGGCTGGGCGCTGCGCGCCGGGACGGCCCTGGAGCGGGCGCTGGCGGAGGGCCGCAGCCGTCCCGTGCCGATGAACATCGACGGCGCCACCGCCATCGTCTACAGCGAACTCGGCTTTCCGCCCGAGCTCGGACGCGGGCTGTTCGTGCTCTCCCGCAGCGTCGGCATCCTCTCCCACGCCTGGGAGGAGAAGTCCGGTGGGGCCAGGATCAAGGGCCCCATTCCCCGGCGGCTGCTGCCCTCCTACGAGGGCCCGGCCCCCCGGGACCTCATCCGGCCGGAGAGCGAGAAGAGCCCAGGGAGCCCAGGGAGCCCAGGGAGCCCAGGCAACACAGGGCGCGCGGAGGGCGCGTGA
- a CDS encoding CaiB/BaiF CoA transferase family protein: protein MSTPAPAAPPPLLDGIRVLDLTNVLAGPFAGYQLALHGADVLKVEMPGAGDLARQLGADRQLSEDLLGASFLAQNAGKRSLTLNLKEEKGREALLRAVRESDVLLENFRPGVMDRLGVGREVLMRENPRLVYCAVSGFGQTGPLRARPAYDQIVQGLSGMMSVTGTPEVSPLRAGFPVADTLGGMAAAFAVAAALVRRERTGSGAYLDVSMLEAALTAMGWVTSNYLITGRPPRPMGNENFTAAPSGTFRTADGFLNIAANRQQQFATLCRLIGRAELLADERFAHPADRKAHRDELRAEIEKGLAERTAGEWEEILADAGVPAARVLSVPDALGLEQLAERDFVRTLPFPDGRERDLRVLGSPFRVDGEPAAATAPPPLLGQHTEQVLAELGYTPEEIDAMKERGAI from the coding sequence TTGAGCACGCCCGCCCCCGCCGCCCCACCACCCCTGCTCGACGGCATCCGGGTCCTGGATCTGACCAATGTCCTCGCCGGGCCGTTCGCCGGATATCAGCTCGCCCTGCACGGCGCCGACGTCCTCAAGGTCGAGATGCCGGGGGCCGGGGACCTGGCACGCCAACTCGGCGCCGACCGGCAATTGAGCGAGGATCTGCTGGGCGCGTCGTTCCTCGCCCAGAACGCCGGCAAGCGTTCGCTGACCCTGAACCTCAAGGAGGAGAAGGGGCGCGAGGCCCTGCTGCGCGCGGTGCGGGAGTCCGACGTCCTCCTCGAGAACTTCCGCCCCGGGGTGATGGACCGCCTGGGCGTCGGCCGGGAGGTCCTCATGCGGGAGAACCCGCGGCTGGTCTACTGCGCCGTCTCCGGCTTCGGCCAGACCGGACCGCTGCGCGCCCGGCCCGCCTACGACCAGATCGTGCAGGGCCTCTCCGGCATGATGAGCGTGACCGGCACCCCCGAGGTCAGCCCGCTGCGGGCCGGGTTCCCGGTCGCCGACACCCTGGGCGGCATGGCCGCCGCCTTCGCCGTGGCGGCGGCGCTGGTGCGCCGGGAGCGCACCGGGAGCGGCGCGTATCTGGACGTCTCCATGCTGGAGGCCGCGCTCACCGCGATGGGCTGGGTGACCTCCAACTATCTGATCACCGGCCGCCCGCCGCGGCCCATGGGCAACGAGAACTTCACCGCCGCGCCGTCGGGGACGTTCCGTACCGCGGACGGATTTCTCAACATCGCCGCCAACCGCCAGCAGCAGTTCGCCACCCTGTGCCGGCTCATCGGCCGTGCGGAACTGCTGGCGGACGAGCGGTTCGCGCACCCCGCGGACCGCAAGGCCCACCGCGACGAGCTGCGCGCCGAGATCGAGAAGGGGCTGGCCGAGCGGACCGCCGGGGAGTGGGAGGAGATCCTCGCCGACGCCGGGGTGCCGGCCGCGCGGGTGCTGTCCGTACCCGACGCGCTGGGCCTGGAGCAGCTCGCGGAGCGGGACTTCGTCCGCACGCTGCCCTTCCCGGACGGGCGCGAGCGCGATCTGCGCGTCCTGGGCAGCCCGTTCCGGGTCGACGGCGAACCGGCGGCCGCCACCGCCCCGCCACCGCTGCTGGGCCAGCACACCGAACAGGTCCTGGCCGAACTCGGCTACACCCCGGAGGAGATCGACGCGATGAAGGAGCGTGGTGCGATATGA
- a CDS encoding MFS transporter, translating into MTQTGSSATRRPVFQPRVALAAVFGTTVEWYDFALYGTAAALVFNKVYFPDSDPLVGTVLAYGTFAIGFLARPLGGAYFGERGDTQGRKGVLVATLLMMGLATTAIGLLPTHAQIGVAAPVLLTLLRFVQGFAAGGEKTGALIILFENAPPKWRGLLTSLPAIGTGTGTLLSTGAFALTTGLLSEDAFLDWGWRIPFLLSAGLTFFGLWVRRSLPETAEFQQVQQGQQEGPAAATAPRPLRQRIAESRCVAAWRRYPKEMLIVIGAGAAENAGYYVFGTFSVTYAEDRGMSTSALLSGISLVAAVKLVTVPAFGALSDRIGRRPVSIGGALVLLAAAWPFFAVIDGGHTWGIWLALFITLGIGQSAVLGSQPAFFAELFDTTVRFSAVGIANNIGTVLTGGLAPLLASALLLWFDHSVTGVVVFIALMSALTVVTVALARETRGAAEPAEQTAGRKQDVPTAP; encoded by the coding sequence ATGACGCAAACCGGCAGTTCCGCCACCAGAAGGCCGGTCTTCCAGCCCAGAGTCGCCCTCGCCGCCGTCTTCGGCACCACGGTGGAGTGGTACGACTTCGCCCTCTACGGAACCGCGGCCGCCCTGGTCTTCAACAAGGTCTACTTCCCGGACAGCGATCCACTGGTCGGCACGGTCCTCGCCTACGGCACCTTCGCCATCGGCTTCCTCGCCCGGCCCCTGGGCGGCGCCTACTTCGGGGAGCGGGGCGACACCCAGGGCCGTAAGGGCGTACTGGTGGCCACCCTGCTGATGATGGGGCTCGCCACCACGGCCATCGGACTGCTGCCGACCCATGCACAGATCGGCGTCGCCGCGCCGGTGCTCCTGACCCTGCTCCGCTTCGTCCAGGGCTTCGCCGCGGGCGGCGAGAAGACCGGAGCGCTGATCATCCTCTTCGAGAACGCACCGCCCAAGTGGCGCGGTCTGCTCACCTCACTGCCCGCGATCGGCACCGGCACCGGCACCCTCCTGTCCACCGGCGCCTTCGCGCTCACCACCGGGCTGCTGTCCGAGGACGCCTTCCTCGACTGGGGCTGGCGGATTCCCTTCCTGCTCAGCGCGGGGCTGACCTTCTTCGGCCTCTGGGTGCGCCGCTCACTGCCGGAAACCGCCGAGTTCCAGCAGGTGCAGCAGGGCCAGCAGGAAGGCCCCGCCGCCGCGACGGCGCCGCGCCCGCTGCGGCAGCGGATCGCCGAGAGCCGCTGCGTCGCCGCCTGGCGCCGCTACCCCAAGGAGATGCTCATCGTGATCGGCGCGGGCGCCGCCGAGAACGCGGGCTACTACGTCTTCGGCACCTTCTCGGTCACCTACGCCGAGGACCGCGGGATGTCGACCAGCGCACTCCTCAGCGGCATATCGCTGGTCGCGGCGGTGAAGCTGGTGACGGTGCCGGCCTTCGGCGCGCTCTCCGACCGCATCGGCCGGCGCCCGGTCTCGATCGGCGGAGCCCTGGTGCTGCTGGCCGCCGCCTGGCCGTTCTTCGCGGTGATCGACGGCGGCCACACCTGGGGCATCTGGCTCGCGCTCTTCATCACCCTGGGCATCGGTCAGTCCGCCGTCCTCGGCTCCCAGCCCGCCTTCTTCGCCGAACTCTTCGACACCACGGTCCGGTTCAGCGCGGTCGGCATCGCCAACAACATCGGCACCGTCCTCACCGGCGGCCTCGCCCCCCTGCTCGCGTCCGCCCTGCTGCTCTGGTTCGACCACAGCGTCACGGGCGTGGTCGTCTTCATCGCCCTGATGAGCGCGCTCACCGTGGTCACGGTGGCACTGGCCCGGGAGACGCGCGGGGCCGCCGAGCCGGCCGAGCAGACGGCCGGGCGGAAGCAGGACGTCCCGACGGCACCGTGA
- a CDS encoding 50S ribosomal protein bL37 codes for MSSKRRRKKKARRKNGANHGSRPQS; via the coding sequence ATGTCGTCGAAGCGACGTCGCAAGAAGAAGGCCCGTCGTAAGAACGGAGCCAACCACGGCAGCCGTCCCCAGTCCTGA
- a CDS encoding DUF2795 domain-containing protein codes for MSDTDVNKVLDAVRDVDFPAGKDELLDAARRADAPEGVVKALRGIPPEEYQNREEVARSVRVPPDSDLGHSPGQRGEQARRGGRPGQSQYLRDVPKPPVEEEQERGREH; via the coding sequence ATGAGCGACACGGATGTGAACAAGGTGCTCGACGCCGTGCGGGATGTCGATTTCCCCGCGGGCAAGGACGAACTACTGGACGCGGCGCGGCGCGCGGATGCCCCGGAGGGGGTCGTCAAGGCGCTGCGCGGTATTCCGCCGGAGGAGTACCAGAACCGCGAGGAGGTGGCCCGGTCCGTGCGGGTGCCCCCGGACTCGGATCTGGGGCACAGCCCCGGGCAGCGCGGGGAGCAGGCCCGGCGGGGCGGCAGACCGGGGCAGTCTCAGTATCTGCGGGACGTTCCGAAGCCCCCGGTCGAGGAGGAGCAGGAGCGGGGCCGGGAGCACTGA
- the yaaA gene encoding peroxide stress protein YaaA, translated as MLVLLPPSEGKATGGSRSPLDLGALSLPELGEARAEVLDELVSLCSGDETKAAEVLGLSEGLRGEVAKNAALREAGTRPAGEIYTGVLYDALGLATLPTAARRRAGRSLLVFSGLWGAVRIGDRIPSYRCSMGVKLPGLGALGTYWRNRTAMAEVIPQAAGRGGLVLDLRSAAYAAAWKPKGALAERTATVRVLQSKIVNRVEKRSVVSHFNKATKGRMVRDLLTAGVAPSGPGELVEALRGLGYVVEAAPPERAGQAWGLDVVVTEL; from the coding sequence GTGCTCGTCCTGCTGCCGCCGTCCGAGGGAAAGGCCACGGGAGGCTCGCGCTCCCCGCTGGACCTGGGAGCGCTGTCGCTGCCCGAACTGGGCGAGGCGCGGGCGGAGGTCCTGGACGAGCTGGTGTCGCTGTGCTCGGGCGACGAGACGAAGGCCGCCGAGGTGCTGGGGCTGAGTGAGGGACTGCGTGGCGAGGTCGCGAAGAACGCGGCGCTGCGGGAGGCCGGGACCCGGCCCGCCGGGGAGATCTACACCGGGGTGCTGTACGACGCCCTCGGCCTGGCCACCCTCCCCACCGCCGCCCGGCGCCGGGCGGGCCGGTCGCTGCTGGTGTTCTCCGGGCTCTGGGGCGCGGTGCGGATCGGCGACCGTATCCCCTCCTACCGCTGCTCGATGGGGGTGAAGCTGCCGGGGCTCGGCGCGCTGGGCACGTACTGGCGGAACCGGACCGCGATGGCCGAGGTGATCCCGCAGGCCGCCGGGCGCGGGGGGCTGGTGCTGGACCTCAGGTCGGCGGCGTACGCGGCGGCGTGGAAGCCCAAGGGGGCGCTCGCCGAGCGTACGGCGACGGTGCGGGTGCTCCAGTCGAAGATCGTGAACCGGGTCGAGAAGCGGTCCGTCGTCAGCCACTTCAACAAGGCGACGAAGGGCCGGATGGTGCGGGACCTGCTGACCGCCGGGGTCGCGCCGAGCGGACCGGGTGAGCTGGTGGAGGCGTTGCGGGGGCTGGGGTACGTGGTCGAGGCCGCGCCGCCGGAGCGGGCGGGGCAGGCGTGGGGGCTGGATGTGGTGGTGACCGAGCTGTAG
- the eda gene encoding bifunctional 4-hydroxy-2-oxoglutarate aldolase/2-dehydro-3-deoxy-phosphogluconate aldolase, translating into MGAVTSTAPSPGSPESSLLDLAPVIPVVIVQDAAQAVPLARALVAGGLPVIEVTFRTPAAADAIRAIADEVPDAIVGAGTVLSPEQVETAVAAGSRFLVTPGWTDRLLGALDASGLPYLPGVSTTSEVVALLERGVEEMKFFPAEAAGGMPYLKALASPLPQARFCPTGGVNASNAPEYLALANVGCVGGTWMLPSDALAGGDWGRVESLAREAAALRG; encoded by the coding sequence ATGGGCGCCGTGACTAGCACCGCGCCCTCCCCCGGTTCCCCGGAATCCTCGCTGCTCGACCTCGCCCCCGTCATCCCCGTGGTCATCGTCCAGGACGCGGCCCAGGCGGTCCCGCTGGCCCGTGCGCTGGTGGCGGGCGGACTGCCGGTGATCGAGGTGACCTTCCGGACGCCCGCCGCCGCGGACGCGATCCGGGCGATCGCCGATGAGGTCCCGGACGCGATCGTCGGCGCCGGGACCGTCCTGAGCCCGGAGCAGGTGGAGACGGCCGTCGCCGCCGGCTCGCGCTTCCTGGTCACGCCCGGCTGGACGGACCGGCTGCTGGGCGCGCTGGACGCGTCCGGTCTGCCGTATCTGCCGGGGGTCTCGACCACCTCGGAGGTCGTGGCGCTGCTGGAGCGCGGGGTCGAGGAGATGAAGTTCTTCCCGGCGGAGGCGGCCGGGGGCATGCCGTATCTGAAGGCGCTCGCCTCGCCACTCCCCCAGGCCCGTTTCTGCCCGACCGGCGGTGTCAACGCCTCGAACGCCCCCGAGTACCTGGCCCTCGCCAACGTCGGCTGCGTGGGCGGCACTTGGATGCTGCCCTCGGACGCGCTGGCGGGGGGCGACTGGGGGCGCGTCGAGTCCCTGGCCCGGGAGGCGGCGGCACTGCGGGGGTGA
- a CDS encoding bifunctional RNase H/acid phosphatase: protein MARRFVVEADGGSRGNPGPAGYGAVVLDAETGEPLAEVAEYIGTATNNVAEYKGLIAGLRAAYALDPEAEVRVRMDSKLVIEQMSGRWKIKHPDMRPLAAEAKAIMPPGQLAYEWIPREKNKHADRLANEAMDAGKRGEQWQPKVPPGGTLAAGAPEAAAPADDALAEPAATGAPAVGWGSADLGTPATFVLLRHGETPLTPEKRFSGSGGTDPGLSDVGRHQAERVAAALAARGTIQAIVTSPLRRCRETADAVARRLGLDVRVEEGLRETDFGAWEGLTFAEVKERYPDDLEAWLASSKVAPTGGGESFAAVTRRVALSRDKLIARYTGRTVLLVTHVTPIKTLVRLALGAPPEALFRMELSAASLSAVAYYADGNASLRLLNETAHLR, encoded by the coding sequence ATGGCGCGGCGCTTCGTCGTCGAGGCGGACGGCGGGTCCCGGGGCAACCCGGGGCCGGCCGGTTACGGCGCGGTCGTGCTCGACGCGGAGACCGGTGAGCCGCTCGCCGAGGTGGCCGAGTACATCGGCACGGCGACCAACAACGTCGCCGAGTACAAGGGCCTGATCGCCGGGTTGCGGGCGGCGTACGCCCTGGATCCGGAGGCCGAGGTCCGGGTGCGGATGGACTCCAAGCTGGTCATCGAGCAGATGTCCGGCCGCTGGAAGATCAAGCACCCCGATATGCGGCCGCTCGCAGCCGAGGCCAAGGCGATCATGCCGCCCGGTCAGTTGGCGTACGAGTGGATCCCGCGGGAGAAGAACAAGCACGCGGACCGGCTCGCCAACGAGGCGATGGACGCGGGCAAGCGGGGCGAGCAGTGGCAGCCGAAGGTGCCGCCCGGCGGCACACTGGCGGCGGGCGCGCCGGAGGCCGCGGCCCCCGCCGACGACGCCCTCGCCGAGCCCGCCGCCACCGGCGCCCCGGCGGTGGGCTGGGGCTCGGCGGATCTGGGCACCCCCGCCACGTTCGTCCTGCTCCGGCACGGGGAGACCCCGCTCACCCCCGAGAAGCGCTTCTCCGGCAGCGGCGGCACCGACCCCGGACTCTCCGACGTGGGCCGCCACCAGGCCGAGCGGGTGGCCGCGGCGCTCGCCGCACGCGGCACCATCCAGGCCATCGTCACCTCACCGCTGCGCCGCTGCCGGGAGACCGCCGACGCGGTGGCCCGACGCCTGGGCCTGGACGTCCGCGTCGAGGAGGGGCTGCGGGAGACGGACTTCGGCGCATGGGAGGGCCTGACCTTCGCGGAGGTCAAGGAGCGCTACCCGGACGACCTGGAGGCATGGCTGGCCTCCAGCAAGGTGGCCCCCACCGGCGGCGGCGAGAGCTTCGCGGCGGTCACGCGCAGGGTCGCGCTCTCCCGCGACAAGCTGATCGCCCGTTACACGGGCCGTACGGTGCTGCTGGTCACCCATGTCACACCGATCAAAACCCTGGTCCGACTGGCCCTGGGCGCCCCGCCGGAGGCCCTGTTCCGCATGGAGCTCTCGGCGGCGTCGCTGTCGGCGGTGGCGTACTACGCGGACGGGAACGCGTCGTTGAGGCTGCTGAACGAGACGGCGCATCTGCGGTAG
- a CDS encoding zinc ribbon domain-containing protein, translating into MNAAPADQIRLLDVQALDVRLSQLAHKRRTLPEHAEIETLNADHIQLRDLLIAAQTEESDTTREQTKAEQDVDQVRQRAARDQKRLDSGAVTSPKDLENLQHEIVSLAKRQGNLEDVVLEVMERRESVQERIAELTERVESLQSKIGDAQTRRDAAAEGIDAEIATATKEREVIAGTIPADLLKLYDKLRGQQGGVGAARLYQRSCDGCRQELAITELNEVRSAAPDTVLRCENCRRILIRTPESGL; encoded by the coding sequence CTGAATGCCGCGCCCGCCGATCAGATCCGCCTCCTCGACGTCCAGGCGCTCGACGTCCGGCTGTCGCAACTCGCGCACAAGCGCAGGACGCTGCCCGAGCACGCCGAGATCGAGACGCTGAACGCCGATCACATCCAGCTCCGCGACCTGCTCATCGCCGCGCAGACCGAGGAGAGCGACACCACCCGCGAGCAGACCAAGGCGGAGCAGGACGTGGACCAGGTGCGCCAGCGCGCCGCCCGCGACCAGAAGCGCCTGGACTCCGGTGCCGTCACCTCGCCGAAGGATCTGGAGAACCTCCAGCACGAGATCGTCTCCCTCGCCAAGCGCCAGGGCAACCTGGAGGACGTCGTCCTGGAGGTCATGGAGCGCCGGGAGTCCGTCCAGGAGCGGATCGCCGAGCTGACCGAGCGGGTGGAGTCCCTCCAGTCCAAGATCGGCGACGCCCAGACGCGCCGGGACGCGGCGGCCGAGGGGATCGACGCCGAGATCGCGACCGCCACCAAGGAGCGCGAGGTGATCGCCGGGACCATCCCCGCCGATCTGCTGAAGCTCTACGACAAGCTGCGCGGGCAGCAGGGCGGTGTCGGCGCGGCCCGGCTCTACCAGCGGAGCTGTGACGGCTGCCGCCAGGAGCTCGCCATCACCGAGCTCAACGAGGTGCGCTCGGCGGCCCCCGACACGGTGCTGCGCTGCGAGAACTGCCGCCGAATCCTGATCCGTACGCCCGAGTCGGGGCTGTAG
- a CDS encoding Nif3-like dinuclear metal center hexameric protein, whose amino-acid sequence MPALNDVIAALDALWPPERAEQWDAVGTVCGDPEAEVTRVLFAVDPVQEVADEAVDLGADLLITHHPLYLRGTTTVAASSFKGRVVHTLIKSDIALHVAHTNADTADPGVSDALAGALDLRIVGPLVPDATDPEGRRGLGRVCELDRPETLREFTERAAARLPATAQGIRAAGDPDRTIRRVAVSGGSGDSLFDAVRAAGVDAFLTADLRHHPSSEAREHSDLALVDAAHWATEWPWTEQAAAQLDEISDRHGWGLRTHVSRIVTDPWTAHATAPAVRAAAPSFSA is encoded by the coding sequence GTGCCCGCACTCAACGACGTCATCGCCGCACTCGACGCCCTCTGGCCGCCCGAGCGGGCGGAGCAGTGGGACGCCGTCGGCACGGTGTGCGGTGACCCCGAGGCCGAGGTCACCCGCGTGCTGTTCGCCGTCGACCCGGTCCAGGAGGTGGCCGACGAGGCGGTGGACCTCGGCGCCGATCTGCTGATCACTCACCATCCGCTCTATCTGCGGGGGACGACCACGGTCGCCGCCTCCAGCTTCAAGGGCCGGGTGGTGCACACGCTGATCAAGAGCGACATCGCCCTCCACGTGGCGCACACCAACGCCGACACCGCCGACCCCGGCGTCTCCGACGCCCTCGCCGGCGCGCTCGACCTGCGGATCGTCGGCCCGCTGGTGCCCGACGCCACCGACCCCGAGGGCCGCCGCGGTCTGGGCCGGGTCTGCGAGCTCGACCGCCCCGAGACGCTGCGGGAGTTCACCGAGCGCGCCGCCGCCCGGCTGCCCGCCACCGCGCAGGGCATCCGCGCCGCGGGCGACCCGGACCGTACGATCCGCCGGGTCGCCGTCAGCGGCGGCTCCGGCGACAGCCTCTTCGACGCGGTGCGCGCGGCCGGGGTCGACGCGTTCCTCACCGCCGATCTGCGCCACCACCCGTCCTCGGAGGCACGGGAGCACAGCGATCTCGCCCTGGTGGACGCCGCGCACTGGGCCACCGAATGGCCCTGGACCGAACAGGCCGCGGCGCAGTTGGACGAGATCTCCGACCGGCACGGCTGGGGCCTGCGTACGCATGTCTCCCGTATCGTCACCGATCCCTGGACGGCCCACGCCACGGCCCCCGCCGTCCGCGCGGCCGCTCCGTCCTTCTCCGCATGA
- a CDS encoding ABC transporter substrate-binding protein produces MSLRVRGSAVLALALTGALSLAACGSSDDGDGAKRNGGGGKSVAQGGKDFGSAAEQTAKMGTDAGPGAFPRTITHAMGKTEIQSKPKRVVVLDVGELDNVVSLGLKPVGYAPSEGDQAIPDYLKKDAGNPKNVGTINNLNLEAINALHPDLILGSKLRAEPLYDELKQIAPTVFAIRPGFTWKENYLLNAAALDRTADAQRALDAYERKAKKLGEDIGPDKPTITMLRFMPQATRLYAKASFIGTILEDVGLPRPKNQRINDLAAEIGPERIGDADADWIFTGVYGDPKATKRDQAQSNPLWKKLKAVKAGRAENVDEETWYLGLGVTAADRVLDDLRGYLVHG; encoded by the coding sequence ATGTCCCTGCGCGTCCGCGGCAGTGCCGTCCTCGCCCTCGCCCTGACCGGGGCGCTGTCCCTCGCCGCCTGCGGATCGTCGGACGACGGGGACGGCGCCAAGCGCAACGGCGGGGGCGGCAAGTCCGTCGCCCAGGGCGGCAAGGACTTCGGCTCGGCGGCCGAGCAGACCGCGAAGATGGGCACGGACGCGGGGCCCGGCGCGTTCCCCCGCACCATCACCCACGCGATGGGCAAGACCGAGATTCAGAGCAAGCCGAAGCGGGTCGTGGTGCTCGACGTCGGCGAGCTGGACAACGTCGTCTCGCTGGGGCTGAAGCCGGTCGGCTACGCCCCCTCCGAGGGCGACCAGGCCATACCCGACTACCTCAAGAAGGACGCCGGGAACCCGAAGAACGTCGGCACCATCAACAACCTCAACCTCGAGGCCATCAACGCCCTCCACCCCGATCTGATCCTCGGCAGCAAGCTGCGCGCCGAGCCGCTCTACGACGAGCTGAAGCAGATCGCCCCGACCGTCTTCGCCATCCGCCCCGGCTTCACCTGGAAGGAGAACTACCTCCTCAACGCCGCGGCGCTGGACCGGACCGCCGACGCCCAGCGCGCACTCGACGCGTACGAGCGGAAGGCGAAGAAGCTCGGCGAGGACATCGGCCCCGACAAGCCGACCATCACCATGCTCCGCTTCATGCCGCAGGCCACCCGGCTCTACGCCAAGGCGTCCTTCATCGGCACCATCCTCGAGGACGTCGGCCTGCCGCGCCCGAAGAACCAGCGGATCAACGACCTCGCCGCCGAGATCGGCCCGGAGCGGATCGGCGACGCCGACGCCGACTGGATCTTCACCGGTGTCTACGGCGACCCCAAGGCCACCAAGCGCGACCAGGCGCAGTCCAACCCGCTGTGGAAGAAGCTGAAGGCGGTCAAGGCGGGCCGGGCCGAGAACGTCGACGAGGAGACCTGGTATCTGGGCCTCGGCGTCACCGCCGCGGACCGGGTCCTCGACGACCTCCGCGGCTACCTCGTCCACGGATGA